The [Clostridium] celerecrescens 18A genomic sequence TGGCTTTAAACCGCGGGGAAAAAGAGAAGATCCTTACGGTAAAAATACTTGCACCTGTAGAGCAGATTATACGGTTTCTTGAAAAGCAGGTGATTGTAAAGGACAACCCTTACACAACGACTGTCCTGAAAGAGGTAATCGCAGACAGCTATGACCGCCTCATTGCACCGGCCATTGAGCGTGAGGTAAGAAACTCTTTGACAGAGCAGGCAGAGGCTGGAGCGATCCGGGTGTTCGGCAAAAACTTAGAGCAGCTTTTAATGCAGCCACCCATTGCAGGACGAGTGGTCCTGGGCTGGGACCCGGCATTTCGAACCGGGTGTAAGCTGGCTGTTGTGGATGAGACAGGTAAAGTCCTTGATACCATAGTCATTTATCCCACAGCACCCCAGAACAAGGTGGAGGAAGCAAAATCCGTTTTAAAGAAGCTGATCAAAAAATACCATATATCCCTGATTTCCGTTGGAAACGGAACCGCATCCAGGGAATCGGAAGCAGTTATCGTAGAATTGTTAAAGGAGATCCCGGAGCAGGTTCAGTATATCATTGTAAATGAGGCAGGGGCCTCTGTTTATTCTGCCAGCAAGCTTGCCACGGAAGAATTTCCTGAATTTGACGTAGGTCAGAGGAGCGCCGCCTCCATTGCAAGAAGGCTGCAGGATCCTCTCGCAGAACTTGTGAAGATCGACCCCAAATCCATTGGGGTAGGCCAGTACCAGCATGATATGAACCAGAAACATTTAAGCGAGGCCCTTCAGGGCGTGGTAGAGGACTGTGTAAACAAAGTGGGAGTGGATTTAAATACAGCTTCAGCTTCCCTGCTGGAATATATATCCGGCATTTCAAAGCCCATCGCAAAGAATATTGTAGTTTACCGTGAAGAAAACGGTGCCTTTGCCGGCAGAAACCAGCTCTTAAAGGTTCCAAAGCTTGGGCCAAAGGCATATGAACAGTGTGCAGGCTTTATGAGGATCCAGGGAGGAAAGAATCCCTTAGACGGAACCAGTGTTCACCCTGAAACCTACGATGCAGCAAAAAAGCTTTTGACAAAGCTTGGCTATGATTTGACAGAACTGGCTCATGGAGGCTTAAATGGAATCGGTAAAAAAATTCTGGATTATAAAGCGCTGGCGGCCCAGCTGGAAATCGGAGAGATCACGCTGCGGGATATTGTAAAAGAGCTGGAAAAACCGGCAAGGGATCCCAGAGACCAGATGCCTGCCCCCATTCTCCGTACCGATGTGATGGACATGAAGGATTTGCAGCCAGGCATGGTATTAAAGGGAACCGTAAGAAATGTAATTGATTTCGGTGCCTTTGTAGATATTGGTGTTCACCAGGATGGCCTTGTACACATCTCCCAGATGTCCGATAAATTCATCAAGCATCCCCTGGAGGCGGTGAGCGTGGGAGATATCGTTGAAGTTAAAGTCATAAGCGTGGATGTTCAGAAGAAGAGAATCGCCCTGACTATGAAGCTATAGGCCAAGGGGTTCAGAAAGGAGAAAACGTGGAAGAGAAAGATCCGATTGTTATAGAAGTAAAATTGACCACAAAGGATTTGTGGAAGTTTTCCATGTACCATTCCTATCAGGGGTTGCAGGGGCTTTTTAATATTATTTTCAGTGCTGCTGCTGTTTTTCTCCTGATTACCACATGGAGTTCCAATTCCACCTCATACCGGGTGCTGCTAATCGTTTGCGCCCTGATGTTTACAGTCTGGCAGCCTGGTATTCTTTATTTAAAGGCTCTTAGGCAGGCAAAGACTCCCGCGATTCAGAATGTCATGACTCTCACTTTCGATGAGAATGGAATCCTGGTTTCCCAGGGAGAGGAAAGCCTGGAAATTGCCTGGGAAAACATTGGAAAGGTGGACCGTATAAGGGATATGATGATCCTGTATATGGACCGGGTTCATGCCTATCTGCTGCCTGATTCCGTTACCGGAGAAAAGAAGACGGCCATCCGTGGGCTTATCAAAGAAAAACTGCCTCCTGAAAGGCGAAAGAGGATATAAATTATGGTAATAGAAAGCTGGAAGCCAGAAGAAACCTATGAATTTGGGAAAAAACTGGGAGAGGAAGCAAAGCCCTCTGACGTATACTGCTTAAATGGTGATTTGGGAGTGGGAAAGACCGTATTCACCCAGGGGTTTGCATCAGGCCTTGGGATCAGGGAGCCCGTTAACAGTCCTACCTTTACCATTGTGAACCAGTATGAGGATGGACGGCTGCCTTTTTACCATTTCGATGTATACCGGATCGGTGATGTCAGTGAGATGGATGAGATCGGTTATGAAGACTGCTTTTACGGGGAGGGAGTAAGCCTTATTGAATGGTCGAACTTGATTAAAGAGCTTCTTCCTGACCATGTAATAACCATAACCATTGAAAAGGATTTGGAAAAAGGGTTTGATTACAGGAAAATAACTGTGGAGGGAATGTAAATGAGGATACTTGGAATTGAAAGCTCGTCTTTGGTGGCTTCCGTTGCCGTGGTGGAGGACGAGGTACTGACTGCGGAATATACGGTTAATTTTAAGAGAACCCATTCCCAGACCCTTCTTCCTATGCTGGATGAAATTGTAAAGATGGTGGAACTGGATTTGGAAACCATTGATGCCATTGCGGTTTCCGGTGGTCCTGGTTCCTTTACCGGGCTGCGGATCGGCTCCGCGACTGGCAAGGGCCTTGGCCTGGCTTTGAAAAAACCCTTGGTTTCCGTTCCTACCGTTGATGCCATGGCTTATAACTTATACGGCAGTGCCTATCTTGTCTGCCCCATCATGGATGCCAGAAGAAATCAGGTATATACTGGCATATACGATAACCAGAACGGTTTTTCCGTGATTAAGGAACAATGCGCTATGGACATTTTAGAATTGGTAGAAGAATTAAATGCAGCCGGACAAAAGGTAATTTTTTTAGGAGACGGAGTTCCTGTATACAAACAGCAGATACAAGAAAAGATAACGGTTCCCTTCCTCTTTGCACCGGCCCATTTGAACCGGCAGCGGGCAGCAGCGGTTGCAGCTATAGGTAGCCTTTATTATGAAGAGGGAAAAACCATTACGGCAGCGGAGCATTCCCCTGATTATTTAAGAAAGCCCCAGGCGGAGCGGGAGCGGGAGGCACATTTTTCTTAATGAAAGCAAGCGTAAGCGTGGCTTGAATTTAGAAAAATAGCCGTTCGATGAACCGTCAGGTGAATCGGACTTCCATGAAAGGGGGAGAAGCCAATGGTTCATGAAATGAGACAGTCGGATGTATCCGGAGTCGCTGAAATAGAACAGCTTTGCTTTTCGGATCCATGGTCTCTTAATACAGTCAAAGAAGGCTTAGAAAGCAGCCTCGATACCTGGCTGGTGCTGGAAGAAGAAGGGAACATTTTAGGGTACTGCGTCTTCCGGGTCATTGCCGGGGAAGGAGAGCTGCTTCGGATTGCCGTTTTGCCAGCGTACAGGGGGAGGGGCCTATCTAAGAAACTTATGGACCGACTGGTGGAATCTTCCATTAAAAATGGAGTAAAATCCCTGTCTTTAGAGGTCCGGGAAAGCAATAAAAAGGCCAGAAACCTTTATAGATACTATGGTTTTCAAGAGGAAACCATCCGGAAAAATTATTACCTTAATCCCTGTGAAAATGCAATCATTATGTGGAACCGCCGGATATGAAACATTTACCACTAAAAATAAGGGGAATCACCGTTTATAATGTAGGGGTATCCAGTGAGGATGCCCTTTTTCCTGTTTTCGGAAGACGCAAAACGGAAACAGGGCCTGACTGGTAAGTGCGAAAAAGGAAATACCCTACGGGTATCCCTTTATGTCCTATAAACAGGGCGAATAAGTGGAAGCACCCTACAGGTATCCCTATATGCCCAAAAAGCATGGGCAGAAAAATGGAAAGGTGAGAGGAAGATGAGAAAGTACAAAAACGGTGGTCAGCTTGAAACAGTTGTGTGCAACTGCTGTGGCAAAAAAATTATCGTGTCAGAAGGTGTTGCCAGGGAGGGGGTAATAAGCGTCAATCATTCCTGGGACTTTTTCTCCGAGAAGGATGGTGAGATCCATCATTTTGATCTGTGTGAGGACTGTTACGATACTATGATTCAGGAATTCAAGATTCCTGTGGAGGTAGAAGAACAGCTGGAATATTTATAGTTGCTAATTGCCTCTGCTTTGTGATATGATTTTATGAGGCGGTTTTTTACCGCTGTTCATTGATAGAAACCAAAGCGAGGATATTTTATGTTGGATATATGTTTGCTGGGAACCGGAGGAATGATGCCTCTGCCATACCGATGGCTGACAGCCATGATGGCCAGATGCGGTGGCAGTGATCTTCTCATTGACTGCGGGGAAGGAACCCAGATTGCGTTAAAAGAAAAGGGCTGGAGCCCGAAACCCATTGACATCATTTGTTTTACCCATTTTCACGCCGACCATATCAGTGGTCTTCCGGGGCTTCTCCTGACCATGGGCAATGCGGAAAGGACGGAACCTTTGACTCTTATTGGGCCAAAGGGCTTAGAGCGTGTAGTGGGAGCGCTGAGGACCATTGCGCCGGAGCTGCCCTTTGAACTGAAATTCATTGAGCTTGAACAGAACAGGGAACAGGTAAAGATCGGCCCTTATATAATCGATGCTTACCGGGTAAACCACAATGTTGTCTGCTATGGCTATTCCATTTCCATTCCAAGGACAGGCCGGTTCGATGTGGACCGGGCCATTGCCGCAGGAATACCCCAGAAATTCTGGAGCCGCCTGCAAAAAGGGGAAACCATTGAAGAGGTCGGAAGAACTCTGACTCCTGATATGGTCTTAGGTCCGGCAAGACGGGGGCTTAAGGTGACCTATTGTACGGATACAAGGCCGGTTCCTGTAATTGCGGAGTACGCAAGGGAGGCGGATCTTTTTATCTGCGAAGGTATGTATGGAGAGGAAGGGAAAGAAGCAAAAGCCAGAGAGTATAAGCATATGACCTTTTATGAGGCTGCCAGACTGGCAAAGGAAGCCAAGCCCAAACAGATGTGGCTGACTCATTACAGTCCCTCTCTTACCAGACCAGAAGAATATTTGGAAAAAGTCCGGGAAATTTTCCCTCGTACCAAAGTGGCAAAAGATGCCTGGACCCTGGAATTGGAATTTGATGAGGAGTGAGGGAGCAGCGATGAAAAAGAATCATACAGAGGAAGATGTCTATATACTAGCGATTGAAAGTTCCTGTGACGAGACGGCGGCTGCCGTTGTAAAGAACGGAAGAGAGATTCTTTCCAATGTGATCTCCTCTCAGATTGCCCTTCATACATTATACGGGGGTGTTGTACCGGAAATCGCATCCAGAAAGCATATTGAAAAGATAAACCAGGTCGTAGAAGCAGCCCTTCTGGAGACAGGGCTGAGTCTGGATGATATGGATGCCATTGGCGTAACGTATGGTCCAGGCCTGGTGGGAGCGCTTCTTGTAGGCGTTGCAGAGGCAAAAGCCATTGCCTATGCAGCAGGTAAGCCGTTAGTGGGTGTCCATCATATTGAAGGACATGTATCAGCTAACTTTATTGAACATCCGGATCTGGAGCCGCCTTTTTTATGTTTGATCGTATCCGGCGGCCATACTCATCTTGTTATTGTAAAGGATTACGGTGAATTTGAAATTCTGGGCCGTACCAGGGATGATGCGGCAGGAGAGGCATTTGACAAGGTGGCAAGAGCAGTGGGCCTTGGGTACCCGGGAGGTCCGAAGATTGATCATGCGGCAAAGGAAGGAAATGCCCATGCCATCAAGTTCCCTCGGGCAAAGGTGGAAGGGAACATTTATGATTTCAGCTTCAGCGGCCTGAAGTCAGCGGTATTAAACCATATCAACCATGCGGGTATGTTGGGAGAGGAAATTAATGTAGCAGATTTAGCAGCTTCCTTCCAAAATGCGGTCGTGGATGTACTGGTGAGTCATACGGTGGATGCGGCAAAGGAATATGGATTTAATAAGATTGCCATAGCCGGTGGTGTGGCTTCCAATTCTGCCCTTCGGAAAGAGATGGGCCTTGCATGTGAAAAAGCCGGCATTGCCTTTTATTATCCGTCACCCATTTACTGCACAGATAACGCCGCCATGATCGGCACAGCGGCTTATTACGAGTATATCAATGGAGCGAGGGCCGGTTGGGATTTAAATGCAGTTCCCAATTTAAAACTGGGTGAGAGGTGATGGATGGAGAGCAGGGGGAGAACGGCAGCAGTCATATTGGCGGCAGGAAAAGGAACACGCATGGGAAGCCAGGTGCATAAGCAGTACCTGGAGCTCTATGGGAAACCTCTGCTGTATTATGCGATTCATGCCTTTGAAAATAGTTCGGTCGATGAGATCGTCCTGGTGACCGGCCTTGGAGAGTCCGGTTATTGCCGGAAGGAGATCATTGAGAAATATGGTTTCAGCAAGGTGACTGCGGTTACTGAAGGAGGAAAGGAAAGGTATCATTCCGTATACGAAGGGCTTAAGGCAGTTAACAACTGTGAATATGTCCTGATCCATGACGGGGCCAGGCCCTGCGTGACGGTCGAGATCATAGAGGCAGCTTCCGATGCAGCCAGAATGTACAGGGCATGCGCGGTAGGGATGCCAGTAAAGGATACCATTAAAATATCTGACGAAAGTGAATTTGCAGCCATGACTCCGGATCGGAACAGTCTTTGGCTGATTCAGACTCCTCAGGCCTTTGAATATGAACTGGTACTTCGAGCATATGAAAAGCTTATGTCATCAGAACAGTATCAGGAGGGAGTAACGGATGATGCCATGGTGGTGGAAACCATGACTCAGGAAAAAGTGAAACTAATTCGGGGCAATTACGCCAACATAAAGATTACAACACCGGAGGATATGGAAATTGCCGGTGTTCTGATGAAAAGAAAATACCTGGAAAAATAAAAGGATGCTGTAAGTGCAGCTTCCTTTTTATTTTTTTCCTCCTGATTTTAAAAGATCCTTTACGATCAGATGAAGGTGGTCAAGCTGCTCCCGGTTTAAATGCTGTGCATCCTCCATTAGTTCTTTTAGTTTTGCCGGGCTGCTGATGTTGTGAGAGAAAAATTCGGATGGCTCGATATCCAGATACTCACATATATAGAAAAAACCCATCATGGACGGAAGAGCCAGTCCATTTTCTATTTTATGGATATATGTGGGATTCTGACCGAGAGACAGGCTCATATCACGTGCAGACACGCCCTTTTGAGCTCTGAGCTCTGAAAGGCGTTTTGAAAAATTGAAATCTATATACATAGGTAGCTCCTCCTGATTCCATAGTATTGCATTTAATGAAATATATGTAGTAAATAATGCAATCCATCACTTGACATGTTGCATTCATTACAATATTATTAGTTATATAAAGTATTTAATGTATGATTATACAGAAAAGTCTGCCATACAGGTTGACGGCTGCCAGATATTGTCTGCGGCCGTATCTGACGTAACACTCTTTGGGTGTACCTTTACACCCGATAAAGAAGGTGCTCTGCCCGGAAACCATGGCAGGATAGATGAAAGAAGGTACGGTAGATGAAAACTGAAGATAACTGGAGAGAGAGGGACAAAAATGCCAGGGCTGGGCTTTTGGACCGGATTGCGGCGAATTCGGGCTGCATGTACCTTTCAGATTTAAGAAACTGTATTTATAAAAGATGCTGCCGCTTCGTCATTGCCGAAATACCGGCAGATGATTACCCAGTAAAAGTATGGGAAGAAGCGATCAATTATATGACAGGCACAGAAGAAGATTTTAAGACAGCTGAAGAAGCAAAACAACGGCTTTTGGAGTATTTTTAAGACTAAAAAATATAATTTGAAAAAAATGTAAAAATGTGTTGACAGAACAAACAAACAATGATAAACTATCCAAGTTGCAGCTGATAAGTACAGCAAAACAAGCAGTATTGGTCTCCAAGAGATTTGGAAAAATAGAAAAAAGTGCTTGACAAAAGCATGGACTTCTATTAAAATATAAAAGCACATTTGGAGAGGTATCGAAGTGGTCATAACGAGGCGGTCTTGAAAACCGTTTGTCCGCAAGGGCGCGTGGGTTCGAATCCCACCCTCTCCGTTGGCAGGTTTTTAGCCGCTAATAACATAAAAGAATCAGCTAACTGCAGAAGTACCCAAGTGGCTGAAGGGGCTCCCCTGGAAAGGGAGTAGGCCGTTAATAGCGGCGCGAGGGTTCAAATCCCTCCTTCTGCGTCAGCATCAAGGAAGCGAACCTTCTGCCAGATGCACAGCACTTTGAAAACAGAAGATTGAACAGTATGTAAAACCCTGAAAATTCTAATAAAACAAGTCATGTTTGATGGCTTTGAATGAGAAAATTTCAGAACGAATACAAGCAATTGTATACGAACCAAACAACAAGTAAAACGGGAAATAAATTAGCTAGTTAGTTGATTTTGACCCCGGATTGAACACCATTTAATTTGAGAGTTCGATCCTGGCTCAGGATGAACGCTGGCGGCGTGCTTAACACATGCAAGTCGAGCGAAGCAATTTCAAGGAAGTTTTCGGACGGAATTGAAATTGACTGAGCGGCGGACGGGTGAGTAACGCGTGGGTAACCTGCCTCATACAGGGGGATAACAGTTGGAAACGACTGCTAATACCGCATAAGCACACAGTGCCGCATGGTACGGTGTGAAAAACTCCGGTGGTATGAGATGGACCCGCGTCTGATTAGGTAGTTGGTGAGGTAACGGCCCACCAAGCCGACGATCAGTAGCCGACCTGAGAGGGTGACCGGCCACATTGGGACTGAGACACGGCCCAAACTCCTACGGGAGGCAGCAGTGGGGAATATTGGACAATGGGGGAAACCCTGATCCAGCGACGCCGCGTGAGTGAAGAAGTATTTCGGTATGTAAAGCTCTATCAGCAGGGAAGAAAATGACGGTACCTGACTAAGAAGCCCCGGCTAACTACGTGCCAGCAGCCGCGGTAATACGTAGGGGGCAAGCGTTATCCGGATTTACTGGGTGTAAAGGGAGCGTAGACGGCACTGCAAGTCTGGAGTGAAAGCCCGGGGCTCAACCCCGGGACTGCTTTGGAAACTGTGGTGCTAGAGTGCAGGAGAGGTAAGTGGAATTCCTAGTGTAGCGGTGAAATGCGTAGATATTAGGAGGAACACCAGTGGCGAAGGCGGCTTACTGGACTGTAACTGACGTTGAGGCTCGAAAGCGTGGGGAGCAAACAGGATTAGATACCCTGGTAGTCCACGCCGTAAACGATGAATACTAGGTGTTGGGGAGCAAAGCTCTTCGGTGCCGCCGCTAACGCAATAAGTATTCCACCTGGGGAGTACGTTCGCAAGAATGAAACTCAAAGGAATTGACGGGGACCCGCACAAGCGGTGGAGCATGTGGTTTAATTCGAAGCAACGCGAAGAACCTTACCAAGTCTTGACATCGGAATGACCGGGATGTAACGATCCCTTCCCTTCGGGGCATTCCAGACAGGTGGTGCATGGTTGTCGTCAGCTCGTGTCGTGAGATGTTGGGTTAAGTCCCGCAACGAGCGCAACCCTTATCCTTAGTAGCCAGCAGGTAAAGCTGGGCACTCTGGGGAGACTGCCAGGGATAACCTGGAGGAAGGTGGGGATGACGTCAAATCATCATGCCCCTTATGATTTGGGCTACACACGTGCTACAATGGCGTAAACAAAGGGAAGCAAAGGAGCGATCTGGAGCAAACCCCAAAAATAACGTCTCAGTTCGGATTGTAGTCTGCAACTCGACTACATGAAGCTGGAATCGCTAGTAATCGCGGATCAGAATGCCGCGGTGAATACGTTCCCGGGTCTTGTACACACCGCCCGTCACACCATGGGAGTTGGTAACGCCCGAAGTCAGTGACCCAACCGTAAGGAGGGAGCTGCCGAAGGCGGGACTGATAACTGGGGTGAAGTCGTAACAAGGTAGCCGTATCGGAAGGTGCGGCTGGATCACCTCCTTTCTAAGGAAGAAGAAGTAAGGGTTTTATATACTGTTGAGTCTTAGGTTTTCAAAGAAATAAAAATGAATAAAGAAACACCAAGAAAGACAAAAGATTTCTGGTGCCGATGCGCTTAGGGGAGACACCCGTTCCCATCCCGAACACGATGGTTAAGACTTAAGCGGCCGATGGTACTATGCTGGAGACGGCATGGGAGAGCAGGTGGGTGCCAGATTACTTTATGGGGGTGTAGCTCAGTTGGGAGAGCACCTGCCTTGCAAGCAGGGGGTCAAGAGTTCGAATCTCTCCATCTCCATTTGGTGTAATTGCGAAGTGTGTTAATAGAAATGCTTCTGATTGCATCGCGCATGTACTTTGAAAACCACATATTGAAATATATCTAGATTAGTTTTTATATGTCAAAGTATAAAAACAAAATCAAGACATCCGAGGTGTTACATCGCAAGATGTAACCAAACAAAACTCGTTAAAGTAACCGTAACGTACGGTGAAATAACAAACCTAAGACCAGAGATACAACGCTATGTATCTTAGATTAGTAGCCCGCACCCGCAGGTGAACATCGAATTGGTTAAGCTAATAAGAGCGCAGGGTGGATGCCTTGGCACTAAGAGCCGATGAAAGACGTGATAAGCTGCGAAAAGCTTCGGGGAGGAGCAAATATCCTTTGATCCGGAGATATCTGAATGGGGAAACCCAGCTGAGCAAACCTCAGTTGTCGTATGGTGAATCCATAGCCATACGTCGGGAACCCGGGGAACTGAAACATCTAAGTACCCGGAGGAAAAGAAAGAAAACTCGATTTCCAAAGTAGCGGCGAGCGAAATGGAAGGAGCCTAAACCAGTATGCGTGCATACTGGGGTTATGGACTGCAATAAGTGAGACGATTTGTTACCAGAACGGTCCTGGAAAGACCGGCCATAGAAAGTGAAAGCCTTGTATGGGAAAGCAATAGTCAGCGAGCAGGATCCAAAGTACCACGAGACACGAGAAACCTTGTGGGAATTCGGGGGGACCACCCCCCAAGGCTAAATACTACTTAGTGACCGATAGCGCATAGTACTGTGAAGGAAAGGTGAAAAGGACCCCGGGAGGGGAGTGAAAGAGAACCTGAAACCCTGTGTTTACAAGCTGTGGAACCACGTTAAAGGTGGAACCGCGTACTTTTTGTAGAACGGTCCGGCGAGTTACCGTTACTGGCAAGGTTAAGCACTTAAGGTGCGGAGCCGAAGGGAAACCAAGTCTTAATAGGGCGTTAAGTCAGTAAAGGTAGACCCGAAACCGGGTGATCTACCCATGTCCAGGTTGAAGTTTCCGTAAAAGGAAATGGAGGACCGAACGCACATCCGTTGAAAAGGGTGGCGATGAGGTGTGGGTAGGGGAGAAATTCCAATCGAACCCGGAGATAGCTGGTTCTCCTCGAAATAGCTTTAGGGCTAGCCTCGTATTAGTCTGCCGGAGGTAGAGCACTGAATTTCCTAGGGGGCGTCAAAGCTTACCAAAGAATATCAA encodes the following:
- a CDS encoding Tex family protein encodes the protein MDIIKALQEELSINRGQVEAAVKLIDEGNTIPFIARYRKEVTGSLDDEVLRNLDERLRYLRNLEERKEQVLSSIREQEKLTPELEKKIIEAQTLVAVEDLYRPYKPKRRTRATIAKEKGLEPLADLIMLQMIKTPLTEVGLEYVSEETGVSSTEEAINGAKDILAERISDNAEYRTYIRNATVNQGSLQSSAKDEEAESVYEMYYNYEETIKKSAGHRILALNRGEKEKILTVKILAPVEQIIRFLEKQVIVKDNPYTTTVLKEVIADSYDRLIAPAIEREVRNSLTEQAEAGAIRVFGKNLEQLLMQPPIAGRVVLGWDPAFRTGCKLAVVDETGKVLDTIVIYPTAPQNKVEEAKSVLKKLIKKYHISLISVGNGTASRESEAVIVELLKEIPEQVQYIIVNEAGASVYSASKLATEEFPEFDVGQRSAASIARRLQDPLAELVKIDPKSIGVGQYQHDMNQKHLSEALQGVVEDCVNKVGVDLNTASASLLEYISGISKPIAKNIVVYREENGAFAGRNQLLKVPKLGPKAYEQCAGFMRIQGGKNPLDGTSVHPETYDAAKKLLTKLGYDLTELAHGGLNGIGKKILDYKALAAQLEIGEITLRDIVKELEKPARDPRDQMPAPILRTDVMDMKDLQPGMVLKGTVRNVIDFGAFVDIGVHQDGLVHISQMSDKFIKHPLEAVSVGDIVEVKVISVDVQKKRIALTMKL
- a CDS encoding YcxB family protein; the encoded protein is MEEKDPIVIEVKLTTKDLWKFSMYHSYQGLQGLFNIIFSAAAVFLLITTWSSNSTSYRVLLIVCALMFTVWQPGILYLKALRQAKTPAIQNVMTLTFDENGILVSQGEESLEIAWENIGKVDRIRDMMILYMDRVHAYLLPDSVTGEKKTAIRGLIKEKLPPERRKRI
- the tsaE gene encoding tRNA (adenosine(37)-N6)-threonylcarbamoyltransferase complex ATPase subunit type 1 TsaE, coding for MVIESWKPEETYEFGKKLGEEAKPSDVYCLNGDLGVGKTVFTQGFASGLGIREPVNSPTFTIVNQYEDGRLPFYHFDVYRIGDVSEMDEIGYEDCFYGEGVSLIEWSNLIKELLPDHVITITIEKDLEKGFDYRKITVEGM
- the tsaB gene encoding tRNA (adenosine(37)-N6)-threonylcarbamoyltransferase complex dimerization subunit type 1 TsaB, giving the protein MRILGIESSSLVASVAVVEDEVLTAEYTVNFKRTHSQTLLPMLDEIVKMVELDLETIDAIAVSGGPGSFTGLRIGSATGKGLGLALKKPLVSVPTVDAMAYNLYGSAYLVCPIMDARRNQVYTGIYDNQNGFSVIKEQCAMDILELVEELNAAGQKVIFLGDGVPVYKQQIQEKITVPFLFAPAHLNRQRAAAVAAIGSLYYEEGKTITAAEHSPDYLRKPQAEREREAHFS
- the rimI gene encoding ribosomal protein S18-alanine N-acetyltransferase; the protein is MVHEMRQSDVSGVAEIEQLCFSDPWSLNTVKEGLESSLDTWLVLEEEGNILGYCVFRVIAGEGELLRIAVLPAYRGRGLSKKLMDRLVESSIKNGVKSLSLEVRESNKKARNLYRYYGFQEETIRKNYYLNPCENAIIMWNRRI
- a CDS encoding ribonuclease Z; translated protein: MLDICLLGTGGMMPLPYRWLTAMMARCGGSDLLIDCGEGTQIALKEKGWSPKPIDIICFTHFHADHISGLPGLLLTMGNAERTEPLTLIGPKGLERVVGALRTIAPELPFELKFIELEQNREQVKIGPYIIDAYRVNHNVVCYGYSISIPRTGRFDVDRAIAAGIPQKFWSRLQKGETIEEVGRTLTPDMVLGPARRGLKVTYCTDTRPVPVIAEYAREADLFICEGMYGEEGKEAKAREYKHMTFYEAARLAKEAKPKQMWLTHYSPSLTRPEEYLEKVREIFPRTKVAKDAWTLELEFDEE
- the tsaD gene encoding tRNA (adenosine(37)-N6)-threonylcarbamoyltransferase complex transferase subunit TsaD codes for the protein MKKNHTEEDVYILAIESSCDETAAAVVKNGREILSNVISSQIALHTLYGGVVPEIASRKHIEKINQVVEAALLETGLSLDDMDAIGVTYGPGLVGALLVGVAEAKAIAYAAGKPLVGVHHIEGHVSANFIEHPDLEPPFLCLIVSGGHTHLVIVKDYGEFEILGRTRDDAAGEAFDKVARAVGLGYPGGPKIDHAAKEGNAHAIKFPRAKVEGNIYDFSFSGLKSAVLNHINHAGMLGEEINVADLAASFQNAVVDVLVSHTVDAAKEYGFNKIAIAGGVASNSALRKEMGLACEKAGIAFYYPSPIYCTDNAAMIGTAAYYEYINGARAGWDLNAVPNLKLGER
- the ispD gene encoding 2-C-methyl-D-erythritol 4-phosphate cytidylyltransferase; protein product: MESRGRTAAVILAAGKGTRMGSQVHKQYLELYGKPLLYYAIHAFENSSVDEIVLVTGLGESGYCRKEIIEKYGFSKVTAVTEGGKERYHSVYEGLKAVNNCEYVLIHDGARPCVTVEIIEAASDAARMYRACAVGMPVKDTIKISDESEFAAMTPDRNSLWLIQTPQAFEYELVLRAYEKLMSSEQYQEGVTDDAMVVETMTQEKVKLIRGNYANIKITTPEDMEIAGVLMKRKYLEK
- a CDS encoding helix-turn-helix domain-containing protein, with the protein product MYIDFNFSKRLSELRAQKGVSARDMSLSLGQNPTYIHKIENGLALPSMMGFFYICEYLDIEPSEFFSHNISSPAKLKELMEDAQHLNREQLDHLHLIVKDLLKSGGKK